The proteins below are encoded in one region of Urocitellus parryii isolate mUroPar1 unplaced genomic scaffold, mUroPar1.hap1 Scaffold_43, whole genome shotgun sequence:
- the LOC144252435 gene encoding olfactory receptor 2G2-like, with amino-acid sequence MQRGVNESGPAGFILVGFSDHPRLQRVLFVTILALYLLTTLGNSAIILVSRLEPRLHTPMYFFLSHLSLLDLSFSSSVLPQLLVNLWDPFKTISYGGCVAQLYVSLALGSTECVLLAVMSYDRYVAVCRPLHYTVLMHPRLCHSLAAAAWLSGLATTLVQSTLTLRLPFCGHRHVDHFFCEVPVLIKLACVDTTFKEAELFVASVLFLVLPLSLILVSYGHIAQAMLRIRSAAGRRKAFGTCSSHLLVVTIFYGTIIFMYLQPARSRSKDQGKFVSLFYTVVTPVLNTLIYTLRNEEVKGALKRVLEKVLGVSCT; translated from the coding sequence ATGCAGAGGGGTGTCAACGAGAGCGGCCCAGCAGGCTTCATCCTGGTGGGATTCTCGGACCACCCTCGGCTGCAGAGGGTTCTATTTGTGACCATCTTGGCCTTGTACCTGCTCACCACCTTGGGGAACTCAGCCATCATCCTGGTGTCCCGCTTGGAGCCCCGactgcacacacccatgtacttcttcctctcccaccTGTCCCTCCTGGACCTCAGCTTCAGCAGCAGTGTCTTGCCCCAGCTCCTGGTCAACTTGTGGGATCCCTTCAAAACCATCTCCTATGGCGGCTGCGTGGCTCAGCTGTATGTCTCTCTAGCGCTAGGGTCCACCGAGTGTGTCctcctggctgtcatgtcctaCGATCGCTACGTTGCCGTGTGCCGTCCCCTCCATTACACTGTCTTGATGCACCCCCGCCTCTGTCACTCCCTGGCGGCTGCCGCATGGCTCAGCGGACTGGCCACCACCCTAGTAcagtccaccctcacactgcgcCTGCCCTTCTGTGGGCATCGCCACGTGGATCACTTCTTCTGTGAGGTCCCCGTGCTCATCAAGCTGGCCTGTGTGGACACCACCTTCAAGGAGGCTGAGCTCTTTGTGGCCAGCGTCCTGTTCCTGGTGCTGCCCCTGTCGCTCATCCTGGTGTCCTACGGCCACATCGCCCAGGCCATGCTGAGGATCAGGTCGGCTGCTGGCAGGAGGAAGGCCTTTGggacctgctcctcccacctgctgGTGGTCACCATCTTCTATGGGACCATCATCTTCATGTACCTGCAGCCGGCCCGGAGCCGATCCAAGGACCAGGGCAAGTTTGTCTCCCTGTTCTACACGGTGGTGACTCCCGTGCTCAACACTCTGATTTACACTCTGAGGAATGAGGAGGTTAAAGGGGCACTGAAGAGGGTCCTAGAGAAGGTCCTGGGAGTAAGCTGTACATGA
- the LOC144252430 gene encoding olfactory receptor 2G6-like has translation MGGANHSLLSGFLLLGFSDQPRLERALFGVVLLLYLMTLLGNSAIILVSLLDPKLHTPMYFFLSHLSFLDLCFTTGVLPQLLVHLGSSDKSISYGGCVAQLYVSLALGSTECVLLAVMSYDRYVAVCRPLHYTLVMHPRLCHSLVATAWLSGVATTLVQSTLTLRLPFCGHRHVDHFFCEVPVLIKLACVDTTFKEAELFVASVLFLVLPLSLILVSYGHIAQAVLRIRSAAGRRKAFGTCSSHLLVVTIFYGTIIFMYLQPARSRSKDQGKFVSLFYTVVTPVLNPLIYALRNQEVKTALRKLWGRPYD, from the coding sequence ATGGGAGGCGCCAACCACAGCCTCCTCTCTGGGTTCCTTCTGCTGGGGTTCTCAGACCAGCCTCGGTTGGAGCGGGCTCTCTTTGGGGTTGTCCTGCTCCTTTACCTCATGACCCTTCTTGGCAACTCTGCCATCATCCTGGTGTCCCTTCTGGACCCCAAGCTCCACACAcctatgtacttcttcctctcccacctgtccttcctggacctcTGCTTCACCACTGGTGTCCTTCCTCAGCTCCTAGTCCACCTGGGGAGCTCAGACAAGTCCATCTCGTACGGCGGCTGCGTGGCTCAGCTGTACGTCTCTCTAGCGCTAGGGTCCACCGAGTGTGTCCTCCTGGCCGTCATGTCCTACGATCGCTACGTTGCCGTCTGCCGCCCGCTACACTACACTCTTGTCATGCACCCTCGGCTCTGTCACTCTCTAGTGGCCACGGCATGGCTCAGCGGAGTGGCCACCACCCTGGTACAGTCCACCCTCACCCTGCGCCTGCCCTTCTGTGGGCATCGCCACGTGGATCACTTCTTCTGTGAGGTCCCCGTGCTCATCAAGCTGGCCTGTGTGGACACTACCTTCAAGGAGGCTGAGCTCTTTGTGGCCAGCGTCCTGTTCCTGGTGCTGCCTCTGTCGCTCATCCTGGTGTCCTACGGCCACATCGCCCAGGCCGTGCTGAGGATCAGGTCGGCTGCTGGCAGGCGGAAGGCCTTTGggacctgctcctcccacctgctgGTGGTCACCATCTTCTATGGGACCATCATCTTCATGTACCTGCAGCCGGCCCGGAGCCGATCCAAGGACCAGGGCAAGTTTGTCTCCCTGTTCTACACGGTAGTGACTCCCGTGCTCAACCCTCTGATTTACGCTCTGAGGAACCAGGAGGTGAAGACGGCACTGAGGAAACTCTGGGGAAGACCTTATGATTGA